One Urechidicola croceus genomic window, AATCAGGATAATTCCAATTGCTGCTACGATGAGCACCATTGGATCATTCAGATATTTTATATATAGAAAGGCTGCCAGTACTACCGTGTCCATTACAATAGCTATTAACGGAATGATGGGTTTAAATTTCACCTCGTTTTTTAGGTGGCGAAAAAGCCCCCAATGGATAGCTATATCCATAATAAGGTAGAAAATAGCTCCTATAGAAGCGATTCTTGTTAAATCGAAAAGGGCAGTGAGTAAAATGGCAAGGGAAACCGTGAATATGAGCGCTGGATTTTTAAAATTACCTATCCTTTTTAAAGAGGGTACTTGTTTCATATTACTCAACATCCCCAATAAGCGCGATGCCGAAAATACACTGGCGATAACCCCTGAAAAGGTTGCTACAATAGCGATTGCTATAGTAAACCATAAGCCCCATTCCCCAAAAACAGGTTCGGCTGCTGCTGCCAAAGCATAATCTTTTGCCTTTATTATTTCAGGAATGCTTAAACCGCCTGCAACAGCAAGTGCCAAGGCTACATAAATAAGTGTGCAGATAAGAATAGAAATCACAATGGATCTTCCAAGGTTTTTGTGTGGATTTTTGATGTCTCCACCTTGATTCGTTATTGTTGTGAACCCTTTATAGGCAAGGATTGATAATGCCAATGCCGCTACAAAGCCGAACCCTTGTGGTAACGTTTCGGTATTTTGTGGGATATAGTCTCCTGTAATATCCGCAAATCCAGAAGCTACCAGACCTGCAATCGCAAGTAGTGCAATACCACCTACTTTAATAATTGCTGTAAAAGTGGCCGTTGCTCCAATTACTTTATTTCCTAGAATATTTATTATATAAGCTGTTACCAAAAGTAGAATACCAAGTATGGATGCATAACCAGCATAACTTTCTGGGAATAATCGAAGGGTATAAGCGCCAAAGGTTCCTGCAACTAAACTTTGTGCAACGACCATTGAAACATACATTAGTAAAGAATAGACACCGGTTGTCGTTCCAGGTCCATAGGATTTATTGAAAAACTTAACCACACCTCCAGAGGATGGAAAAGCATTTGAGAACTTTACGTAGGAATAAGAGCTGAAACCCACCACAACAGCTCCCGCAATAAAGGCAATCGGGAACAGATCTCCAACTAACTCCGCTATTTGTCCCATAAGAACAAATATGCCAGCACCAATCATTACACCAGTTCCTAGAGATATAGACCCTATTAAGGAAAGCTTATTGTTTTTATCTGTTGTGTCTTTCATTCGTAAATTATTTCTTTGTGTTATTAACCGACGGTTTTGGTTTAAAATTTCTAATAATTAGGCGGTTGCTCTTTTCATAAGTGAAATAGCTTACCGCCCAATTAAAACCAACCATCAATCTATTTCTAAATCCGCTTATGGATAATAAGTGTACAACTGACCATAATAGCCAAGCGAAATAACCTGCAAATTTGAATTTGCCCAAATCAGCTACTGCCTTACGTTTCCCTACTGTAGCTAATGAACCTTTGTCTTTATATTCGAAAGAGTTCACACCCTCATCCTTAATAATTTTCAATAATACATTACCTAAATATTTACCTTGCTGAATAGCTGTTTGTGCTACTTGCGGATGTCCTTTTGGAGTTTCTTCTGTAATTACAGCCGCTATATCGCCTATGGCAAAAATGTTTTTGTAGCCTTCTACCATTAAAAATGAGTCTGTTTTTAAGCGGTTACCCTTTACCACGTGTTTTTTATCAATACCTTTTGGAAACTGTCCTTTCACACCAGCTGTCCAGATTAGGTTTTTTGTTAAAATAATCTTATCACAATTTGTGACAACCTGTGAACCATCGTAATTGCTTACCGATTCATTGAGTAATACCTTTACCTCCAAATCCTTCAAATATTCTAGCGTTTTTGATGATGCCTTGTCTGACATCGTACTTAAAAGCTCATCAATGGCTTCAATTAAATAGATGTTCATTATGGAAGAAGGGTATTCTGGATAATCTTTGGGAAGAATATATTTGCGGAATTCTGCCAAAGCTCCTGCCATTTCCACACCAGCGGGACCACCGCCAACGATGACGAAATTTGTTAAGGCATCACGTTCTTTATCATCACAAGTGATTGCAGCTTGTTCCAGATTTTGCAGCATCATATGGCGAATATTTAAAGAATCGCGAATGTTTTTCATCCCAAGACTATGGGACTCGACATTGTCCATACCAAAAAAATTAGTTGTTGTACCCGTTGCCAATACGAGATAGTCGAAGTGAACTCTTCCTTTATTGGTTATAATTGTGTTTGTAGAAGGTTGGATTTCCTCGACTTCAGCTAAACGAAACAATACATTTTTATAACCACTAATTTGTTTTCTGAAAGGGAATACAATACTATCAGGTTCCAAAGCACTCGTTGCCACTTGATAAAATAAGGGCTGAAACTGGTGGAAGTTGTTTTTATCGAACAGTACCACCTGCACCTCTTTGTGTTTCAGTTTTTCAACCAACGCTAAACCTGCAAACCCACCACCTATAATAATAACACGAGGTAAATTAGAGTCTGGAAGGCAGATTTCATCTGTTACTTTGCAAGCAGATTCTTTTGTATTATTATTTGAGTGGTTAGCGTTCATATTTAATTTTTATATCATTGGTATTAGCAATAGTTTACTTTGCGTCCTTGTCTTTTACAATCATTACTGAACATTTGGCGTGTGTTGCTAAATACTGTGAAACGGAACCTAATAAAAGACGTGAAAATGCGCCTTGCCCTTGCGAACCCACTACAATCAAATCGGCATCAAAAGATTCCGCTTTTTCCAAAATTTCTTTTTTAGGAAGACCGCTGACAACATTTGTTGTTATACGAAGTGAGCTATTTTTTTCTTTCAATACTTTACCAGCTTCGGAAACAATCTTTTTCCCTATTTTTTCAGCGTTTGATAAAAACTCTTTGTAGTAGGAATTAATAGAACTTGTTGATGTAATTAATGATGATGTTGATATCGCAGGATGTTCATACACGTTTATAATGCAGACCTCACTTTCATTTTGTAAGGGTAATTTTGCAAGTTCTTTTACTGCTAGTTTACTAAAATCAGAACCATCTATGGCTAACACTATTTTCATAACTTGAATTTTTATGAATAAAGATTTCCTATCCTTTATTCTTATTTATAAATGATTGGGCATCTACTATGGAAGCGAAATAAAAAACACTTCCGCTACTTTTATCTTGAACAATAATTGCTGAAGCTTTATCAACTTTTGTATCATTTAGTGGATTACTCCCAAAGCGAACATCATCTAGATTTTTCTGTAACTTTTCAACACAATTTTCACAACAACCATAGTAGATAGTTCCATTGACGTCAATAGGTATTTGTGACACACCCATAAATCGGTCATTGACCATACAGACTTTTTCGTTGGGAACGATTTCATAATTTTGGGCTGATATAATGGCCTCATTTGCTGTTTGGGATGTTTCAACAGTTGGCTGTGTTACGCTTTCTGCAACATCTTTTTTCTTGCCAGAACAGGATAGAACTACTGCTGAAAGCAGTAGAAGGAACAATATAGCGATGGATACCTGGTATATCTTTCTTACTGGGTTCTTAATGGCTACAACTTGGATAGCATTGTTTTTTTGATTTGAGTGTATTCGTTTCATAGTGTTAATCTTTTAGTGGAATAATTATTTCAGTTTGAATGAGTTTTCGCCAATAGATATGTTCATACAATCCAGACCAATACATCCCAAAAGTGAAGGCGAACATTAATTCTTCAATAGGAATGCCCAAGACAAGAATATGGGTCAGGTTGTCTAGATTCCAGTACAACTCCACATATTGAGGATAGAACGGAAGGATGCTTCCGAAATAAATGAAGTACAATACCGTAAACAGAATTCCCCCAACCCAAATCTTTCCTTTTAAATCTGGGCGACAATAAAGAGTCGCCAATCCACCTATGAACAAAGCTATAATGCCGCAATAAATGTGATTGAGCGACGTAAAAAGCGCCAGAATGATGAATACAGCTGCTGGTATAAAAAGTATATAAATATGCAATCGGTGCCTACTATGACTTCGTTCGCTATGTGGTATTTCGGCAAGTCCTCTTTTAAAAATAAGGTTGTAGAGTACAGTGCCAATTCCACCTATTGCGAAAGAGAAAATCAAACTTTCGATATCGAAGCCTGTTATTTCGGCCAAATCAAAAAGCGAAGGTGGAAACCAATATTCTGGTACAAACAACGGTTCTGTTAAACCAAAGGGCATCGTAATCAGGCTCATTTTGAGCATTTCTTTCCTAACTCCTTTTTTGGATATATATATAACTACCCAAAGAGCAAGAATGATAAGCGACCATATGAACCAGACATACTGCATAAATCCTAAAAGGTTTTTTTACTTTTTTATTTTTATTTGCGCATTATAAAAAGCGCCAATAGAAGCGCCTATAAGCCACCAAAGGATAAAAGTTTGTACGATACCCATTAACACTTCTAATAGGGGAACATCCATTCTAATGACATTGGTGGTGTCCAAGCCGTGCAATAAGCTATTGAAAAAGATGATTGAACCTTCCCGCCCTGCTGTAGCCATTACTATCATACAGCCCAAATAAATTATGGTTCCTGTAAGACCGAAGGCAAATCCGAGTTTTTTTACGTTTAAGCGATGCATAGTTTTATAGTTTAAGATTAGTTGTCCGAGTTTAAAATTCTTTTAGATTCTTCATAGTCTTCCTTGGATATTTCGCCTTTTGCATAGCGTTTTTTAAGAATATCCAGTGGGCTGTCCTTTATTGTTTTTTGATAGGGTATATCTGCTGGGATAAAGAATATCCAAGCAAGTAAGATGACCCATATAATCCACCATATTAGGTGCATTCCTCCAAAGTGTCCGTCGTATAAATGCATAGTTTTTAGATTTTAATTGTTATTGATTAAGTTCTGTGATTGTATATCCATTGAGCTCATCGAGTTGCTTTTGCAAGTCGGCAACCGAAAGTGCTTCATTCATCGTGATACGTGTAGCTCCTTTTGGTGCCAGAAAAATTTCTGCCTTTTCGATATTGGGATGTTCTTCCAAAGTCTTCTTGACCCTTGCTACACATCCACCACAACTAATTCCGTTTATTTGAAATTTTTGTTTCATTGTATATAGTTTTTAGTGATGTTGATGTCCTTTGTGTTCTTCTTTTGTTTCTTGTTCAGAATGATTGTGGTCGCTATCCTGATGCTTATGATTATTGTGCCTTCCGTGTCCGTGTGAACCGTGGGGCATAAACAGATGGATGCCAAACATAAAAAGGATGAAAATAAATAGTGATGAACCACCTCCTATACCAAATGAGGGCGCTAAAAAGATGAACAATAGTGGTAGCCCACAACCTATGACCATCCAAATCCAGTGATTGTTTTTCATTGTTTTTGTATTTAGAAGTTAAAAATTAATGATGCTCGGTATGATCCTGTTTGTTTGGACTATTCATATTCTGCATATCCATTCCTTTTTCGCCCATCATCTTTGAGCAAGATTCCATACAGTCCTCGCTCATCATTCCTTTTTCGTGCATCATTTTCATCATTGTTCCCATCATTTTTCCGTCATTCATCATTTGGTTCATCATCGAATGCATCATTGTACTATCCTTCATCATCATTTGCATTCCTTCTCCTTGCATCATAGAGCCCATCATTTTTTTGTTGCCCTGCATCATTGCCATTGTGTGTTGACTGCCGTGCATACTTTCCATAAACTCGGTCATATAATCGTGGTTCTCGGTAATGGCATTAAACACCTCCGTACGAGTTTCAGGATTTTCCAAAAGTGCTTGAGGATCTGCTCCTTGTTTGCAACTGTTTAAGCTTAAAAGCCCAACTGCCGATAAAACAATTAGTAGTGTTTTCATAATTTATTTTTTGAGTTAAACATTTATTTTAATTTTTATAAACCCATTCCCAACAATCTAAATGTTTATAGTTGAGGGAATGGATTATCAACTATTAATTCGCAGATTTTAAAAAGGTTATAATCTTTTTGAATTTCTTATATGTTATGTGTATTTTCAATATTATTAGATTTTTTTTATACGCCACTTCTTATTATTACCTTTAACTGCCACCAAATTTTCCGAAATCAATTTTGATGTGATGGCAGGTGGATTTTTATCATTCTTATCTTTTGGCGAGACGTGAATGGCCAATTGCGTTAAATGGTCAATGGTATTACCATTCTCATCTATAACAAGCTCAAAATAATGGTAGTTTACCACGTCTTTTTTGAAAATGTCATTATAGCCAATGGTTTCTTTTTCAACTTTTAACACCAAGGCTTTGCCATATTGAAAGTTGTTGGCATTGAGGAATTGTGGAGTGATGACAGTTTTTCCAGTTTTATCGATATAGCCATAATAGAGCACGCCATCTTTTTGGTTTGCAATCAGGCATTTTCCGTTACTGAATATAGGGTAGCTTGCATTGTCTGTTTTGGTTGCCACCAAATCATTTCGAAAATCAACGATTAAATTTCCTTCTGGGTCAATAAAACCCCATTCGTTCCCTTTTTTAATGGCAGCGACGCCATTGCTAAAAGGCGAGATGTAGTCTAAATTTTCAAAGGTTTGTGCAATTCCTATAAAGGGAATTAATACTAATGTGATAAGTAGTTTTTTCATTTTGTTTAATTTAATTTGATGAAATTAACCATTGCCTTAAGCTTTTGTCTGCATAACTTTCGTTGATATCTATATAATTTCATCATAGAAATTCCGTTTCCAATTTCCTGTGTTTTTGTAATCGGTCATACTCATTCCCACCACTTCCTTAAACTGTCTAGACAGGTGGTTGACACTACTGTAGTCCAATAAATATCCTATATCTGAAAAGGAATGTTGTTTAAGCTGAATGAGCTCTTTGACTTTTTCTATTTTTAATTTGATAAAGTACTTTTCAATGGTTGTCTGTTGATTTGCTGAAAACAATCTGCTCAATGTCTTGTAATCTTTATGAAGTCTTGAAGCCAATAGTTCAGATGTTTTTACCTTAATATGTAACGGTAGCTCTTGCAATTGTTCTATTAGAATAATCTTGATTCTTTCTGTGAGCATTTCTTCTTCATTCTGAACAATTTCAAAATTATTGGCGTGAAGTACACTTGTAACGGTATCGATAATTTCATTGTTCGTTTTTTTTTGTGCTTCTACCAGCAACCTTCCTAATTCCAAGGAAAGCACTGTAACTTCAAGTTCTTGTAATTCTTGTTTAATTACTTTTAAGCAGCGGTTACAGACCATATTCTTAATCCAAAATTCTTTTGGTTTGTTCATAGTATATAATGTATTGTCATTGAGTTTAGCTCAATGGTCTGATAGGTTTAGCCTAACAGGATTAATATTGTGTAGCGTTGTTGAGAATAGGGTACAACAAATGTTAGCCAGAAGTGAAATATTGGCTATAGAGGCAATGCAGATTAATTTTAACCTACGAAGTAGAAAATCAAATTAAAAAGGACTCGTTGAGGATTACAAGGTCTGTGGATAGCAAAGGTGGCCTATAAGCCTTAAAAGAAACTGTGTTTTTCTCTAAACCTTCAAAAAGGTTGATATAAGAATAGACGAAGTTGTTTAAGAAAACTAAAGTTTCAATCTCTGAAATTGTATTGGCCTTCTTGAAGGTGTCATCTCCTTCTTTCAAGATGGTCTTATTATCGCAACAGTCTTTCTCTTGTATTGTAGTACATTGCTTGGAATTATTATCTTTTTTCTGTGCAGTCTCCATACAAGATTCTGCTTTACTAAAAAAAGCCAAATCCACCATTTTATTACAGCAAAAGTGCATATTTACCGTAAAGGATGTGGTGGAAAACAGTATAAAAACTGCTAAAAAGAAGGACAGTATTTTAGTAAAAAAAGATTTCACACTATAAAATTAATAAATTTTGATTAACATTAAAGGATTTTGGAAAATAAAATTCAACTGTTCAATTATTTTATTATCAGTTTTTTACAAAAAAACAACAAAATTAATCAGTACAAATATAATTCTAAAAGTTCAACAGAACTATGATTTATATCATATAAAGGAAGCTGCAAAAGAATTTTATTTGCAAATAATATTTAAGCGGTTTCGTGCAAAATAAACATTGATAAATCAAAAAAAATTGTTAAATAAACAAATTGAGATAAATTTTTTATAAATTTGCAACATTAATGAAAAAAGTTTTTCATAAAATATCATCCGTTTGTTTGGCACTTATCGTGCTATTGTCAACAGTTTCTTTTACTATTGATAGTCATTACTGTGGCGATACTTTAGTGGATTCTTCTTTATTTGGGCACGTTGAAACTTGCGGAATGGATAAACAACTATCCAAAAATGATTGTCAAAGTGAAGTTCAGGATGATTCCTGCTGTTCAGATAAGCAATTAGTTGTTGAAGGTCAGGACGACCTGAAGATGTCTTTTAACACCTTAAATTTTGAGCAACAAGTCTTTGTTGTCTCTTTTGTACATTCTTATATCAATCTCTTTGAGACTCTTGATTCACACATTGTACCATTTAGAGATTATGCGGTTCCCTTTCTCATACGGGATATACAAAAACTGCACGAGACGTATTTAATTTGATTTTAAACAGTTTCCGATAAATATCGGAATAATTAGCCCTATGGTCAATACTATTTTGGGCTCAATTTCTTGTGTTTAATGTTTTGATTTTATCAAGATATTATTCGATGTATAACTGTTTAATAATCATTGTAATGCTGAATAAAAGCATCAAATTTTTAATCGAGAACAAGCTAGTAGCCGTTCTACTACTTGCACTTTTTATTGCTTGGGGAGTCGTAAACGCCCCGTTTGAATGGAATACAGGCTCACTTCCTCGAGACCCTGTTGCCGTAGATGCCATACCAGATATTGGCGAAAACCAACAAATTGTATTTACTAAATGGGATGGTCGATCCCCACAGGATATTGAAGATCAAATTACTTATCCTCTAACCACATCGCTTCTTGGTATTCCAGGGGTTAAAACAATACGTAGTTCATCTATGTTCGGGTTTTCGAGCATTTATATCATTTTCGAAGAAGATATTGAATTTTATTGGAGCAGAAGCCGAATACTTGAAAAATTAAACTCATTACCAGCCGGACTTCTACCAGAAGGCGTTAATCCAGCTCTAGGTCCCGATGCCACAGGATTAGGGCAAATATATTGGTACACCCTTGAGGGACGTGATAAAGATGGTAATGTTACAGGTGGATGGGATTTACAAGAATTAAGAAGCATTCAAGACTTCTACGTGAAATATGCGTTGTCATCTGCGAGTGGCGTTTCAGAAGTGGCTTCCATCGGCGGATATGTTTTGGAATATCAAGTGGATGTTAATCCCGAATTAATGCGGCAATACAACATAGGCTTGAGTGAGGTTGTAAAAGCAGTAAAACAAAGCAACAAAGATGTTGGTGCACAAACGCTTGAAATCAACCAAGCTGAATACCTTATAAGAGGATTGGGTTATATTAAGAAACTATCTGATTTAGAAAACGCGGTAGTTACTTCAAAAGATTTTACATCCATCCGTATAAAGGATATTGCGAAAGTAACACACGGTCCTGCTACAAGAAGAGGCTTATTGGACAAGGAAGGAGCCGAGGTTGTTGGTGGTGTTGTAGTGGCTCGTTATGGGGCCAATCCTATGGAAGTCATCAACAATGTTAAAGAAAAAATAAACGAGTTAAGTTCTGGGCTTCCATCAAAAACATTAAGCGATGGGAGGACTTCGCAATTAACCATCGTACCCTTTTATGACAGAACAGAACTAATCCAAGAAACCTTGGGCACACTTGATGAAGCGCTAACTTTAGAGATATTGATAACCATTTTTGTGATTATCATAATGGTCTTCAATTTAAGGGCTTCCGTATTGATTTCCGGATTATTGCCTGTTGCGGTTTTGATGGTCTTTATTTCTATGAAACTGTTCAATGTAGATGCAAATATTGTCGCCTTATCTGGTATTGCAATTGCTATTGGAACTATGGTCGATGTGGGCGTTATCCTTTCGGAAAATGTCTTGCGGCATATTGATGAAAATGAAGAAAAGCTACCTATGAATACGGTAGTTTATAATGCGACTGCCGAAGTTTCTGGCGCCATCTTAACGGCAGTAATGACCACTATTATTAGTTTCATTCCTGTATTTACTATGATTGGTGCAGAAGGGAAATTGTTTAGGCCATTGGCATTTACAAAAACGGCAGCACTCACCGCATCTCTTATTGTTGCCCTATTTTTAATTCCACCATTTGCGGCCTATTTATTTAAAAAGAGAAATTTAAAAACTTCTTTTAGTTATATGCTAAATGGAGCATTGATTGTTTTTGGCGTTTTATCTTTAATTTTAGGCTATCCGCTTGGATTAATATTAGTTGCATTTGGCGTTGTTGGCTTCCTTTCACTAAAGGAAAAGATTACGTCAAAACGCGCCAACATCATCAATATATTTGTTTCGGCTTTTGCTATCATATTTCTATTGGCGGAATATTGGAGACCACTGGGAGTAGATAGAAGTATCCTTATAAACTTAATCTTCGTTGGTCTTATCTGTTTTGGTCTTTTGGGTGTATTTACACTTTTTAGAAATTATTATGTTCGGATTTTAAATTGGGCATTGCGTAATAAGCTGTTATTTCTTTCGATACCAACTGCCATTGTAATTTTTGGAGTGATGATTATGCGTAATACTGGTAAAGAGTTTATGCCTTCACTCAATGAGGGTTCATTCCTGTTAATGCCCACTTCAATGCCACACGCAGGTGTGGAGGAAAATAAACGCGTCCTACAGCAACTCGATATGGCCGTTGCGAGCATTCCAGAAATTGAAACTGTAGTCGGTAAATCTGGGCGTACAGAATCAGCATTAGACCCTGCACCGTTATCGATGTATGAGAATGTCATTCAATACAAGTCTGAATATATATTAAATGAGAAAAGAAAAAGACAACGCTTTAAGGTAAACGAAGACGGCTTATTTGTTTTAAAGGATGGCAGTTTAGTAACCAACCCTAATAGCGAAATTGAAGTAGAAGATGATGACTATAAAGCCTCAAAAATTACAGACCCATTCTCTGTGACAAGTTCACAGCTCATTCCAGATGACGATGGAGAGTACTTTAGAAATTGGCGACCTGAAATTGAATCGCCAGACGATATTTGGAAAGAAATCGTAAGGGTTACAAAGCTTCCAGGTGTTACTTCAGCACCAAAGCTACAACCCATAGAAACACGCTTGGTGATGCTACAGACTGGTATGCGAGCACCTATGGGCATTAAGGTGAAAGGACAGGATTTAAAAGAAATTGAGGCGTTTGGGGTACAATTGGAAGATATCTTAAAACAAGCAGAGGGTGTAAAGGATGAAGCAGTTTTTGCCGACCGTATTGTGGGGAAGCCATACCTACTTATAGATATTGACAGAGAACGACTTGCGCGCTATGGCATAACCATAGAGCAAGTACAGCAAGTTATACAGGTTTCTGTTGGTGGTATGGTGCTTTCACAAACAGTAGAAGGTAGGGAGCGCTATGGTATTCGTGTACGCTACCCAAGGGAATTACGCGCAAATCCAAACGATTTAAAAGATATTTATGTGCCTGTAGAAAAAGGAAGTCCGGTTCCGTTAAGTGAGTTGGTCACTATTAGATATGAGAAAGGGCCACAGGTTATAAAGAGTGAAGACACTTTTTTAGTAGGCTATGTCCTTTTTGATAAATTAGATGGTTTCGCCGAAGTAGATGTGGTGGAAAATGCCCAAGCCCTTATTCAAGAAAAAATTGACAATGGCGAATTGACCGTTCCAAAGGGTATCAATTATCAATTTACGGGAACGTATGAAAATCAGTTACGAGCAGAAAAAACATTGAGCGTGGTAGTACCTCTGGCTTTGGCTATTATTTTTCTAATCCTATATTTCCAGTTCCGTTCTGTTGGAACGTCATTAATGGTCTTTACTGGAATTGCTGTCGCCTTTGCGGGAGGTTTTTTAATGATATGGTTCTACGGCCAAGATTGGTTCTTAAACTTCAGCTTTTTCGGAGAAAATTTACGAGACCTCTTTCAAATGCACACCATTAATTTAAGTGTCGCTGTATGGGTTGGTTTTATTGCTCTATTCGGTATTGCTACCGATGATGGTGTGGTTATGGCAACTTATTTGACCCAAACCTTTGATAGAAATACCCCAGAAACAAAACAGGAAATTAGGGCATCTGTAGTTGAAGCTGGAGAAAAGCGTATCCGTCCGTGTTTAATGACAACTGCAACAACTATTCTCGCTTTGTTACCTGTATTGACATCAACAGGTCGTGGGAGTGATATAATGATTCCGATGGCAATCCCTTCATTTGGCGGAATGCTTATAGCACTTGTAACGCTATTTGTTGTGCCAGTTTTATTCAGTTGGAAGCAGGAATTTCAATTAAAACGAGCTACAAAATGAGATATATAATTTTAATAATATTTGTTTTTTTCGCTTTCGCGGAAGTAAATGCACAAGATTTAGCATCCTATATTCAGGAAGCTGAAAAGAATAATCCAGAAATTCAAGCTTTTGAATTGCGCTACAACATAGCGGAAGAAAAGGTAAATGAAGCAGATTGGTTACCAAATACAGAGATTGGCGTAGGCTACTTTGTGAGCGAACCAGAAACCCGAACAGGGGCGCAACGTGCACGTTTTTCAGTAAAACAAATGTTGCCTTGGTTTGGAACCATATCAGCAAGGGAAAACTATGCTTCATCAATGGCCGAAGCCCAATTTGTTGATATAGCGATTGCAAAAAGAAAACTTTCGTTATCAGTATCCCAATCCTATTATAAACTCTATGCCATAAGTGCAAAACAGGGTATTCTGGATGAGAATATAGAACTTCTGGAAACCTATGAACGGCTTGCATTAACCTCTGTAGAAGTGGGAAAGGCATCAGCGGTTGATGTACTTCGCCTTCAGATAAGACAGAACGAGTTGATTCAGCAGAAAGAAGTGCTGGAACAAGATTATTTGGCGGAGCAAGCGCTCTTTAATAATCTTTTGAATCGTGATGAAAATATTGCCGTAGAGGTCGTAAAGCAGATGATAATTCCCGAAGAAGATGTGTTTATTTTGACTGACAATCTACAGCTTAACCCAGAACTTATTAAATACGATAAATTATATGAATCTATCGAAGAAGCCGAATTATTAAACCAAAAAGAGAGTGCGCCCAATATCGGTTTTGGTTTGGACTATGTGCCTGTATCAGAACGTCCAGATATGAATTTTTCCGATAATGGTAAAGACATTGTGATGCCTATGGTTTCTATTTCAATTCCCATTTTCAATAATAAATATAAGTCAGTGACAAAGCAAAATGAATTGAAACAATTGGAAATAAAATCACAGAAAGAAGAGAGGCTCAATAACCTTGAAACACGTCTTGCACAAGCTATTTATAATAGAAATACAATGAGAATTAAGTTTAATGTACAAACAGACAATTTAAAGCAGGCGAATGACGCCGAAGAAATTCTCATTAAGAATTACGAAACCGGAACTATAGATTTTAACGATGTGCTCGATGTACAAGAATTGCAGTTAAGGTTTCAAATCAATTTAATCGAATCTAATAGAGGGTATTATACAGAATATGCCATCATAAATTATTTGACAAAATGAAAACAATAAAA contains:
- a CDS encoding APC family permease — translated: MKDTTDKNNKLSLIGSISLGTGVMIGAGIFVLMGQIAELVGDLFPIAFIAGAVVVGFSSYSYVKFSNAFPSSGGVVKFFNKSYGPGTTTGVYSLLMYVSMVVAQSLVAGTFGAYTLRLFPESYAGYASILGILLLVTAYIINILGNKVIGATATFTAIIKVGGIALLAIAGLVASGFADITGDYIPQNTETLPQGFGFVAALALSILAYKGFTTITNQGGDIKNPHKNLGRSIVISILICTLIYVALALAVAGGLSIPEIIKAKDYALAAAAEPVFGEWGLWFTIAIAIVATFSGVIASVFSASRLLGMLSNMKQVPSLKRIGNFKNPALIFTVSLAILLTALFDLTRIASIGAIFYLIMDIAIHWGLFRHLKNEVKFKPIIPLIAIVMDTVVLAAFLYIKYLNDPMVLIVAAIGIILILIAERFFMISHTDDDGNMPMGMENTNSKNNKS
- a CDS encoding NAD(P)/FAD-dependent oxidoreductase encodes the protein MNANHSNNNTKESACKVTDEICLPDSNLPRVIIIGGGFAGLALVEKLKHKEVQVVLFDKNNFHQFQPLFYQVATSALEPDSIVFPFRKQISGYKNVLFRLAEVEEIQPSTNTIITNKGRVHFDYLVLATGTTTNFFGMDNVESHSLGMKNIRDSLNIRHMMLQNLEQAAITCDDKERDALTNFVIVGGGPAGVEMAGALAEFRKYILPKDYPEYPSSIMNIYLIEAIDELLSTMSDKASSKTLEYLKDLEVKVLLNESVSNYDGSQVVTNCDKIILTKNLIWTAGVKGQFPKGIDKKHVVKGNRLKTDSFLMVEGYKNIFAIGDIAAVITEETPKGHPQVAQTAIQQGKYLGNVLLKIIKDEGVNSFEYKDKGSLATVGKRKAVADLGKFKFAGYFAWLLWSVVHLLSISGFRNRLMVGFNWAVSYFTYEKSNRLIIRNFKPKPSVNNTKK
- a CDS encoding universal stress protein, which encodes MKIVLAIDGSDFSKLAVKELAKLPLQNESEVCIINVYEHPAISTSSLITSTSSINSYYKEFLSNAEKIGKKIVSEAGKVLKEKNSSLRITTNVVSGLPKKEILEKAESFDADLIVVGSQGQGAFSRLLLGSVSQYLATHAKCSVMIVKDKDAK
- a CDS encoding lycopene cyclase domain-containing protein, with the protein product MSLITMPFGLTEPLFVPEYWFPPSLFDLAEITGFDIESLIFSFAIGGIGTVLYNLIFKRGLAEIPHSERSHSRHRLHIYILFIPAAVFIILALFTSLNHIYCGIIALFIGGLATLYCRPDLKGKIWVGGILFTVLYFIYFGSILPFYPQYVELYWNLDNLTHILVLGIPIEELMFAFTFGMYWSGLYEHIYWRKLIQTEIIIPLKD
- a CDS encoding DUF5676 family membrane protein, whose protein sequence is MHRLNVKKLGFAFGLTGTIIYLGCMIVMATAGREGSIIFFNSLLHGLDTTNVIRMDVPLLEVLMGIVQTFILWWLIGASIGAFYNAQIKIKK
- a CDS encoding SHOCT domain-containing protein is translated as MHLYDGHFGGMHLIWWIIWVILLAWIFFIPADIPYQKTIKDSPLDILKKRYAKGEISKEDYEESKRILNSDN
- a CDS encoding heavy-metal-associated domain-containing protein yields the protein MKQKFQINGISCGGCVARVKKTLEEHPNIEKAEIFLAPKGATRITMNEALSVADLQKQLDELNGYTITELNQ
- a CDS encoding WG repeat-containing protein; its protein translation is MKKLLITLVLIPFIGIAQTFENLDYISPFSNGVAAIKKGNEWGFIDPEGNLIVDFRNDLVATKTDNASYPIFSNGKCLIANQKDGVLYYGYIDKTGKTVITPQFLNANNFQYGKALVLKVEKETIGYNDIFKKDVVNYHYFELVIDENGNTIDHLTQLAIHVSPKDKNDKNPPAITSKLISENLVAVKGNNKKWRIKKI
- a CDS encoding helix-turn-helix domain-containing protein; its protein translation is MNKPKEFWIKNMVCNRCLKVIKQELQELEVTVLSLELGRLLVEAQKKTNNEIIDTVTSVLHANNFEIVQNEEEMLTERIKIILIEQLQELPLHIKVKTSELLASRLHKDYKTLSRLFSANQQTTIEKYFIKLKIEKVKELIQLKQHSFSDIGYLLDYSSVNHLSRQFKEVVGMSMTDYKNTGNWKRNFYDEII